The Bubalus bubalis isolate 160015118507 breed Murrah chromosome 16, NDDB_SH_1, whole genome shotgun sequence genome window below encodes:
- the MADD gene encoding MAP kinase-activating death domain protein isoform X16, producing the protein MVQKKKSCPRLLDYLVIVGARHPSSDSVAQTPELLRRYPLEDHAEFPLPPDVVFFCQPEGCLSVRQRRMTLRDDTSFVFTLTDKDTGVTRYGICVNFYRSFQKRVPKEKGEAGPGSRGKEGPRAPCVSEEVGPKTSESGPSLQPPSADSTPDVSQSPRARRRAKAGSRSRNSTLTSLCVLSHYPFFSTFRECLYTLKRLVDCCSERLLGKKLGLPRGIQRDTVWRIFTGSLLVEEKSSALLHDLREIEAWIYRLLRSPVPVSGQKRVDIEVLPQELQQALTFALPDPSRFTLVDFPLHLPLELLGVDACLQVLTCILLEHKVVLQSRDYNALSMSVMAFVAMIYPLEYMFPVIPLLPTCMASAEQLLLAPTPYIIGVPASFFLYKLDFKMPDDVWLVDLDSNRVLAPTNAEVLPILPEPESLELKKHLKQALASMSLNTQPILNLEKFHEGQEIPLLLGRPSNDLQSTPSTEFNPLIYGNDVDSVDVATRVAMVRFFNSPNVLQGFQMHTRTLRLFPRPVVAFQAGSFLASRPRQTPFAEKLARTQAVEYFGEWILNPTNYAFQRIHNNMFDPALIGDKPKWYAHQLQPIHYRVYDSGSQLAEALSLPPERDSDSDPTDDSGSDSMDYDDSSSSYSSLGDFVSEMMKCDINGDTPNISSLVLADVDPLTHAALGDASEVAIDELQNQKEAEEPGLDGENSQENPPLRSSSSTTASSSPSTIIHGASSEPVDSAETDDKAAGGVPKSLPTVPPSMGKCSVDRHQTETGEGSVRRQTSDSPCLQPQYGFPPEEDDEQGESYTPRFSQHVSGHRAQKLLRPNSLKLASDSDAESDSRASSPTSTVSNNSTEGFGGIMSFASSLYRNHSTSFSLSNLTLPTKGAREKSTPFPSLKVFGLNTLMEIVTEAGPGSGEGHRRALVDQKSSVIKHSPTVKREPPSPQGRASNSSENQQFLKEVVHSVLDGQGVGWLNMKKVRRLLESEQLRVFVLSKLNRTVQSEDEARQDVIPDVEVSRKVYKGMLDLLKCTVLSLEQSFAHAGLGGMASIFGLLEIAQTHYYSKEPDKRKRSPTESISTPVGKDPGLAGRGDPKAMAQLRVPQLGPLAPSAPGKSPKELDTRSLKEENFVASIGPEVIKPTFDLGETDEKKSQVSADSGVSLTSGSQRTDPDSVIGVSPTVMIRSSSQDSEVSTVVSNSSGETLGADSDLSSSAGDGPGGEGSAHLAGSRGTLSDSEIETNSATSAIFGKAHSLKPSVKEKLVGSPVRSSEDVSQRVYLYEGLLGKERSTLWDQMQFWEDAFLDAVMLEREGMGMDQGPQEMIDRYLSLGEHDRKRLEDDEDRLLATLLHNLISYMLLMKVNKNDIRKKVRRLMGKSHIGLVYSQQINEVLDQLANLNGRDLSVRSSGSRHMKKQTFVVHAGTDTNGDIFFMEVCDDCVVLRSNIGTVYERWWYEKLINMTYCPKTKVLCLWRRNGSETQLNKFYTKKCRELYYCVKDSMERAAARQQSIKPGPELGGEFPVQDMKTGEGGLLQVTLEGINLKFMHNQVFIELNHIKKCNTVRGVFVLEEFVPEIKEVVSHKYKTPMAHEICYSVLCLFSYVAAVRSSEEDLRTPPRPVSS; encoded by the exons ATGGTGCAAAAGAAGAAGTCCTGTCCTCGGTTACTTGACTACCTGGTGATCGTAGGGGCCAG GCACCCGAGCAGTGACAGTGTGGCCCAGACTCCGGAACTGCTACGGCGGTACCCGCTAGAGGACCACGCGGAGTTTCCCCTGCCCCCAGATGTCGTGTTCTTCTGCCAGCCGGAGGGCTGCCTGAGCGTGCGGCAGCGGCGCATGACCCTGCGGGATGACACCTCTTTTGTCTTCACCCTCACGGACAAGGACACTGGCGTCACCCGATACGGCATCTGCGTCAACTTCTACCGCTCCTTCCAAAAGCGCGTGCCTAAGGAAAAGGGGGAGGCCGGGCCAGGGTCCAGGGGGAAGGAAGGGCCCCGAGCCCCCTGCGTCTCAGAGGAGGTGGGTCCCAAGACCTCGGAGAGCGGCCCATCCCTGCAGCCGCCCAGTGCCGACTCCACCCCGGACGTGAGCCAGTCTCCGCGGGCCAGACGTCGGGCCAAGGCGGGGAGCCGGTCTCGCAACAGCACGCTGACATCCCTGTGCGTGCTCAGCCACTACCCCTTCTTCTCCACCTTCCGCGAGTGTCTGTACACCCTCAAGCGTCTGGTGGACTGCTGCAGCGAGCGCCTGCTGGGCAAGAAACTGGGCCTCCCTCGAGGCATACAGAG GGACACCGTGTGGCGCATCTTTACTGGATCGTTGTTAGTGGAGGAGAAGTCAAGCGCCCTGCTGCATGACCTCCGGGAGATTGAGGCCTGGATCTACCGGTTGCTGCGCTCCCCAGTACCTGTCTCGGGGCAGAAGCGAGTGGACATTGAGGTCCTGCCCCAGGAACTCCAGCAGGCTCTGACCTTTGCTCTCCCAGACCCCTCTCGATTCACCCTAGTGGACTTCCCGCTGCACCTCCCCCTGGAGCTTCTGGGTGTGGACGCCTGTCTACAGGTGCTCACCTGCATCCTGTTAGAGCACAAG GTTGTGCTCCAGTCCCGAGACTACAATGCACTCTCCATGTCCGTGATGGCCTTTGTGGCGATGATCTACCCCTTGGAGTATATGTTTCCTGTTATCCCGCTGCTGCCCACCTGCATGGCGTCGGCAGAACAG CTGCTCTTGGCTCCAACACCATACATCATCGGGGTCCCTGCCAGCTTCTTCCTCTACAAACTGGACTTCAAAATGCCTGATGACGTGTGGCTAGTAGATCTGGACAGCAATAGG GTGCTTGCCCCCACTAATGCGGAAGTGCTGCCTATCCTGCCGGAGCCGGAATCGTTAGAGTTGAAGAAGCATTTGAAGCAG GCCCTCGCCAGCATGAGTCTCAACACCCAACCCATCCTCAATCTGGAGAAATTCCACGAGGGCCAGGAGATCCCCCTTCTCCTGGGAAGGCCTTCTAATGACCTGCAGTCCACACCTTCCACCGAGTTCAACCCGCTCATCTACGGCAATGATGTGGATTCGGTGGATGTTGCAACCAG AGTGGCCATGGTCCGTTTCTTCAACTCCCCCAACGTGCTGCAGGGCTTTCAGATGCACACACGTACCCTACGTCTCTTCCCCCGGCCCGTGGTGGCTTTCCAAGCCGGCTCCTTTCTAGCCTCACGCCCCCGGCAGACTCCTTTCGCCGAGAAACTGGCCAGGACTCAGGCCGTGGAATACTTTGGAGAATGGATCCTGAACCCCACCAACTACGCCTTCCAGCGGATTCACAACA ACATGTTCGATCCAGCTCTGATTGGCGACAAGCCCAAGTGGTATGCCCACCAGCTGCAGCCCATTCACTATCGAGTGTATGACAGCGGTTCCCAGCTGGCCGAGGCGCTGAGCCTGCCGCCCGAGCGAGACTCGGACTCGGACCCAACCGACGACAG CGGGAGTGACAGCATGGATTATGACGATTCAAGCTCTTCTTACTCTTCCCTTGGTGACTTTGTCAGCGAGATGATGAAATGCGATATCAACGGTGATACTCCTA ACATATCCTCCTTGGTTTTGGCAGACGTGGACCCTCTGACACACGCAGCACTGGGAGATGCCAGCGAGGTGGCGATTGATGAGCTGCAGAAccagaaggaggcagaggaacCCGGCCTGGATGGCGAGAACTCCCAGGAAAACCCGCCCCTGCGCTCCAGCTCCAGCACCACCGCGAGCAGTAGCCCCAGCACCATCATCCACGGTGCCAGCTCT GAACCTGTCGACTCAGCGGAGACGGACGATAAGGCGGCAGGAGGCGTCCCCAAGTCCCTCCCCACCGTGCCTCCCAGCATGGGCAAGTGCAGCGTGGACAGACATCAGACAGAAACCGGAGAGGGGTCAGTGCGCCGGCAAACCTCTGACAGTCCGTGCCTCCAGCCCCAGTATGGCTTTCCCCCTGAGGAAGACGATGAGCAGGGCGAAAGTTACACCCCCCGATTCAGCCAGCATGTCAGTGGCCATCG GGCTCAAAAGCTGCTGCGGCCCAACAGCTTGAAACTGGCAAGTGACTCAGACGCAGAGTCGGACTCTCGAGCGAGCTCGCCCACCTCCACTGTCTCCAACAACAGCACGGAGGGCTTCGGGGGCATCATGTCTTTCGCCA GCAGCCTGTATCGGAACCACAGCACCAGCTTCAGCCTTTCGAACCTCACGCTGCCCACCAAAGGAGCCCGAGAGAAGAGCACGCCCTTCCCCAGTCTGAAAG TATTTGGGCTAAATACTCTAATGGAGATTGTTACTGAAGCCGGCCCCGGGAGTGGTGAAG GGCACAGGCGGGCCTTGGTGGACCAGAAGTCGTCCGTCATTAAACACAGCCCGACCGTGAAGAGAGAGCCCCCATCACCCCAGGGCCGAGCCAGCAACTCTAG TGAGAACCAGCAGTTCCTGAAGGAGGTGGTGCACAGCGTGCTGGACGGCCAGGGCGTCGGCTGGCTCAACATGAAGAAGGTGCGGCGGCTGCTGGAGAGCGAGCAGCTGCGCGTCTTCGTCCTGAGCAAGCTGAACCGCACGGTGCAGTCCGAGGATGAGGCCCGGCAGGACGTCATCCCCGACGTG GAGGTCAGCCGGAAGGTGTACAAGGGCATGTTGGATCTGCTCAAGTGCACGGTCCTCAGTCTGGAGCAGTCCTTCGCCCACGCCGGCCTGGGTGGCATGGCCAGCATCTTCGGGCTTCTGGAGATCGCCCAGACCCACTACTACAGTAAAG AACCAGACAAGCGGAAGAGAAGTCCCACGGAGAGCATCAGTACACCAGTCGGCAAGGATCCTGGCCTGGCTGGGCGGGGGGACCCAAAGGCCATGGCACAGCTGAGGGTCCCCCAGCTGGGACCTCTGGCACCAAGTGCCCCAGGAAAGAGTCCCAAGGAACTGGACACCAGAAGTCTAAAGGAAGAGAACTTTGTGGCATCTATCG GGCCTGAAGTAATCAAACCCACCTTTGACCTTGGTGAGACCGACGAGAAAAAGTCCCAGGTCAGCGCAGACAGTGGTGTGAGCCTGACATCTGGTTCCCAG AGGACCGATCCAGACTCTGTCATCGGTGTGAGTCCCACTGTGATGATCCGAAGCTCAAGTCAGGACTCTGAAGTTAGCACCGTG GTGAGCAACAGCTCCGGAGAGACCCTGGGAGCAGACAGCGACCTCAGCAGCAGTGCGGGCGATGGCCCAGGCGGCGAGGGCAGCGCCCACTTGGCAGGCTCTCGGGGCACCTTGTCTGACAGCGAGATCGAGACCAACTCTGCCACCAGTGCCATCTTT GGTAAAGCCCATAGCTTGAAGCCAAGTGTGAAGGAGAAGCTGGTGGGCAGCCCAGTTCGCTCTTCTGAAGACGTCAGCCAGCGAGTCTACCTCTACGAGGGACTCCTAG GCAAAGAGCGTTCTACTTTATGGGACCAAATGCAGTTCTGGGAAGACGCGTTCCTAGATGCCGTGATGTTGGAGAGAGAAGGAATGGGCATGGACCAGGGTCCCCAGGAAATGATAGACAG GTACCTGTCCCTGGGAGAACACGACCGGAAGCGCCTGGAGGACGATGAAGACCGTCTGCTGGCCACACTCTTGCACAACCTCATCTCGTACATGCTGCTGATGAAG GTAAATAAGAATGACATCCGGAAGAAGGTGAGGCGCCTGATGGGAAAGTCCCATATTGGGCTTGTGTACAGTCAGCAAATCAATGAAGTCCTTGACCAGCTGGCTAACCTG AATGGACGAGATCTCTCCGTCCGGTCCAGTGGCAGCCGGCACATGAAGAAGCAGACATTCGTGGTACATGCAGGGACAGACACGAATGGAGATATCTTTTTCATGGAG GTGTGTGACGACTGCGTGGTGCTGCGCAGTAACATCGGGACGGTGTACGAGCGCTGGTGGTACGAGAAACTCATCAACATGACCTACTGCCCCAAGACCAAGGTGCTGTGTTTGTGGCGCAGAAATGGCTCCGAGACCCAGCTCAACAAGTTCTACACTAAGAAG TGTCGGGAGCTGTACTACTGCGTGAAGGACAGCATGGAGCGCGCCGCCGCCCGCCAGCAGAGCATCAAGCCGG GGCCGGAACTGGGTGGCGAGTTCCCCGTGCAGGACATGAAGACTGGCGAGGGGGGCTTGCTGCAGGTCACCCTCGAAGGGATCAACCTCAAGTTCATGCACAACCAG GTTTTCATAGAGCTGAATCACATTAAAAAGTGCAATACAGTCCGAGGCGTCTTTGTCCTGGAGGAATTTG
- the MADD gene encoding MAP kinase-activating death domain protein isoform X11, with protein MVQKKKSCPRLLDYLVIVGARHPSSDSVAQTPELLRRYPLEDHAEFPLPPDVVFFCQPEGCLSVRQRRMTLRDDTSFVFTLTDKDTGVTRYGICVNFYRSFQKRVPKEKGEAGPGSRGKEGPRAPCVSEEVGPKTSESGPSLQPPSADSTPDVSQSPRARRRAKAGSRSRNSTLTSLCVLSHYPFFSTFRECLYTLKRLVDCCSERLLGKKLGLPRGIQRDTVWRIFTGSLLVEEKSSALLHDLREIEAWIYRLLRSPVPVSGQKRVDIEVLPQELQQALTFALPDPSRFTLVDFPLHLPLELLGVDACLQVLTCILLEHKVVLQSRDYNALSMSVMAFVAMIYPLEYMFPVIPLLPTCMASAEQLLLAPTPYIIGVPASFFLYKLDFKMPDDVWLVDLDSNRVLAPTNAEVLPILPEPESLELKKHLKQALASMSLNTQPILNLEKFHEGQEIPLLLGRPSNDLQSTPSTEFNPLIYGNDVDSVDVATRVAMVRFFNSPNVLQGFQMHTRTLRLFPRPVVAFQAGSFLASRPRQTPFAEKLARTQAVEYFGEWILNPTNYAFQRIHNNMFDPALIGDKPKWYAHQLQPIHYRVYDSGSQLAEALSLPPERDSDSDPTDDSGSDSMDYDDSSSSYSSLGDFVSEMMKCDINGDTPNISSLVLADVDPLTHAALGDASEVAIDELQNQKEAEEPGLDGENSQENPPLRSSSSTTASSSPSTIIHGASSEPVDSAETDDKAAGGVPKSLPTVPPSMGKCSVDRHQTETGEGSVRRQTSDSPCLQPQYGFPPEEDDEQGESYTPRFSQHVSGHRAQKLLRPNSLKLASDSDAESDSRASSPTSTVSNNSTEGFGGIMSFASSLYRNHSTSFSLSNLTLPTKGAREKSTPFPSLKVFGLNTLMEIVTEAGPGSGEGHRRALVDQKSSVIKHSPTVKREPPSPQGRASNSSENQQFLKEVVHSVLDGQGVGWLNMKKVRRLLESEQLRVFVLSKLNRTVQSEDEARQDVIPDVEVSRKVYKGMLDLLKCTVLSLEQSFAHAGLGGMASIFGLLEIAQTHYYSKEPDKRKRSPTESISTPVGKDPGLAGRGDPKAMAQLRVPQLGPLAPSAPGKSPKELDTRSLKEENFVASIGPEVIKPTFDLGETDEKKSQVSADSGVSLTSGSQRTDPDSVIGVSPTVMIRSSSQDSEVSTVVSNSSGETLGADSDLSSSAGDGPGGEGSAHLAGSRGTLSDSEIETNSATSAIFGKAHSLKPSVKEKLVGSPVRSSEDVSQRVYLYEGLLGRDKGSMWDQLEDAAMETFSISKERSTLWDQMQFWEDAFLDAVMLEREGMGMDQGPQEMIDRYLSLGEHDRKRLEDDEDRLLATLLHNLISYMLLMKVNKNDIRKKVRRLMGKSHIGLVYSQQINEVLDQLANLNGRDLSVRSSGSRHMKKQTFVVHAGTDTNGDIFFMEVCDDCVVLRSNIGTVYERWWYEKLINMTYCPKTKVLCLWRRNGSETQLNKFYTKKCRELYYCVKDSMERAAARQQSIKPGPELGGEFPVQDMKTGEGGLLQVTLEGINLKFMHNQVFIELNHIKKCNTVRGVFVLEEFVPEIKEVVSHKYKTPMAHEICYSVLCLFSYVAAVRSSEEDLRTPPRPVSS; from the exons ATGGTGCAAAAGAAGAAGTCCTGTCCTCGGTTACTTGACTACCTGGTGATCGTAGGGGCCAG GCACCCGAGCAGTGACAGTGTGGCCCAGACTCCGGAACTGCTACGGCGGTACCCGCTAGAGGACCACGCGGAGTTTCCCCTGCCCCCAGATGTCGTGTTCTTCTGCCAGCCGGAGGGCTGCCTGAGCGTGCGGCAGCGGCGCATGACCCTGCGGGATGACACCTCTTTTGTCTTCACCCTCACGGACAAGGACACTGGCGTCACCCGATACGGCATCTGCGTCAACTTCTACCGCTCCTTCCAAAAGCGCGTGCCTAAGGAAAAGGGGGAGGCCGGGCCAGGGTCCAGGGGGAAGGAAGGGCCCCGAGCCCCCTGCGTCTCAGAGGAGGTGGGTCCCAAGACCTCGGAGAGCGGCCCATCCCTGCAGCCGCCCAGTGCCGACTCCACCCCGGACGTGAGCCAGTCTCCGCGGGCCAGACGTCGGGCCAAGGCGGGGAGCCGGTCTCGCAACAGCACGCTGACATCCCTGTGCGTGCTCAGCCACTACCCCTTCTTCTCCACCTTCCGCGAGTGTCTGTACACCCTCAAGCGTCTGGTGGACTGCTGCAGCGAGCGCCTGCTGGGCAAGAAACTGGGCCTCCCTCGAGGCATACAGAG GGACACCGTGTGGCGCATCTTTACTGGATCGTTGTTAGTGGAGGAGAAGTCAAGCGCCCTGCTGCATGACCTCCGGGAGATTGAGGCCTGGATCTACCGGTTGCTGCGCTCCCCAGTACCTGTCTCGGGGCAGAAGCGAGTGGACATTGAGGTCCTGCCCCAGGAACTCCAGCAGGCTCTGACCTTTGCTCTCCCAGACCCCTCTCGATTCACCCTAGTGGACTTCCCGCTGCACCTCCCCCTGGAGCTTCTGGGTGTGGACGCCTGTCTACAGGTGCTCACCTGCATCCTGTTAGAGCACAAG GTTGTGCTCCAGTCCCGAGACTACAATGCACTCTCCATGTCCGTGATGGCCTTTGTGGCGATGATCTACCCCTTGGAGTATATGTTTCCTGTTATCCCGCTGCTGCCCACCTGCATGGCGTCGGCAGAACAG CTGCTCTTGGCTCCAACACCATACATCATCGGGGTCCCTGCCAGCTTCTTCCTCTACAAACTGGACTTCAAAATGCCTGATGACGTGTGGCTAGTAGATCTGGACAGCAATAGG GTGCTTGCCCCCACTAATGCGGAAGTGCTGCCTATCCTGCCGGAGCCGGAATCGTTAGAGTTGAAGAAGCATTTGAAGCAG GCCCTCGCCAGCATGAGTCTCAACACCCAACCCATCCTCAATCTGGAGAAATTCCACGAGGGCCAGGAGATCCCCCTTCTCCTGGGAAGGCCTTCTAATGACCTGCAGTCCACACCTTCCACCGAGTTCAACCCGCTCATCTACGGCAATGATGTGGATTCGGTGGATGTTGCAACCAG AGTGGCCATGGTCCGTTTCTTCAACTCCCCCAACGTGCTGCAGGGCTTTCAGATGCACACACGTACCCTACGTCTCTTCCCCCGGCCCGTGGTGGCTTTCCAAGCCGGCTCCTTTCTAGCCTCACGCCCCCGGCAGACTCCTTTCGCCGAGAAACTGGCCAGGACTCAGGCCGTGGAATACTTTGGAGAATGGATCCTGAACCCCACCAACTACGCCTTCCAGCGGATTCACAACA ACATGTTCGATCCAGCTCTGATTGGCGACAAGCCCAAGTGGTATGCCCACCAGCTGCAGCCCATTCACTATCGAGTGTATGACAGCGGTTCCCAGCTGGCCGAGGCGCTGAGCCTGCCGCCCGAGCGAGACTCGGACTCGGACCCAACCGACGACAG CGGGAGTGACAGCATGGATTATGACGATTCAAGCTCTTCTTACTCTTCCCTTGGTGACTTTGTCAGCGAGATGATGAAATGCGATATCAACGGTGATACTCCTA ACATATCCTCCTTGGTTTTGGCAGACGTGGACCCTCTGACACACGCAGCACTGGGAGATGCCAGCGAGGTGGCGATTGATGAGCTGCAGAAccagaaggaggcagaggaacCCGGCCTGGATGGCGAGAACTCCCAGGAAAACCCGCCCCTGCGCTCCAGCTCCAGCACCACCGCGAGCAGTAGCCCCAGCACCATCATCCACGGTGCCAGCTCT GAACCTGTCGACTCAGCGGAGACGGACGATAAGGCGGCAGGAGGCGTCCCCAAGTCCCTCCCCACCGTGCCTCCCAGCATGGGCAAGTGCAGCGTGGACAGACATCAGACAGAAACCGGAGAGGGGTCAGTGCGCCGGCAAACCTCTGACAGTCCGTGCCTCCAGCCCCAGTATGGCTTTCCCCCTGAGGAAGACGATGAGCAGGGCGAAAGTTACACCCCCCGATTCAGCCAGCATGTCAGTGGCCATCG GGCTCAAAAGCTGCTGCGGCCCAACAGCTTGAAACTGGCAAGTGACTCAGACGCAGAGTCGGACTCTCGAGCGAGCTCGCCCACCTCCACTGTCTCCAACAACAGCACGGAGGGCTTCGGGGGCATCATGTCTTTCGCCA GCAGCCTGTATCGGAACCACAGCACCAGCTTCAGCCTTTCGAACCTCACGCTGCCCACCAAAGGAGCCCGAGAGAAGAGCACGCCCTTCCCCAGTCTGAAAG TATTTGGGCTAAATACTCTAATGGAGATTGTTACTGAAGCCGGCCCCGGGAGTGGTGAAG GGCACAGGCGGGCCTTGGTGGACCAGAAGTCGTCCGTCATTAAACACAGCCCGACCGTGAAGAGAGAGCCCCCATCACCCCAGGGCCGAGCCAGCAACTCTAG TGAGAACCAGCAGTTCCTGAAGGAGGTGGTGCACAGCGTGCTGGACGGCCAGGGCGTCGGCTGGCTCAACATGAAGAAGGTGCGGCGGCTGCTGGAGAGCGAGCAGCTGCGCGTCTTCGTCCTGAGCAAGCTGAACCGCACGGTGCAGTCCGAGGATGAGGCCCGGCAGGACGTCATCCCCGACGTG GAGGTCAGCCGGAAGGTGTACAAGGGCATGTTGGATCTGCTCAAGTGCACGGTCCTCAGTCTGGAGCAGTCCTTCGCCCACGCCGGCCTGGGTGGCATGGCCAGCATCTTCGGGCTTCTGGAGATCGCCCAGACCCACTACTACAGTAAAG AACCAGACAAGCGGAAGAGAAGTCCCACGGAGAGCATCAGTACACCAGTCGGCAAGGATCCTGGCCTGGCTGGGCGGGGGGACCCAAAGGCCATGGCACAGCTGAGGGTCCCCCAGCTGGGACCTCTGGCACCAAGTGCCCCAGGAAAGAGTCCCAAGGAACTGGACACCAGAAGTCTAAAGGAAGAGAACTTTGTGGCATCTATCG GGCCTGAAGTAATCAAACCCACCTTTGACCTTGGTGAGACCGACGAGAAAAAGTCCCAGGTCAGCGCAGACAGTGGTGTGAGCCTGACATCTGGTTCCCAG AGGACCGATCCAGACTCTGTCATCGGTGTGAGTCCCACTGTGATGATCCGAAGCTCAAGTCAGGACTCTGAAGTTAGCACCGTG GTGAGCAACAGCTCCGGAGAGACCCTGGGAGCAGACAGCGACCTCAGCAGCAGTGCGGGCGATGGCCCAGGCGGCGAGGGCAGCGCCCACTTGGCAGGCTCTCGGGGCACCTTGTCTGACAGCGAGATCGAGACCAACTCTGCCACCAGTGCCATCTTT GGTAAAGCCCATAGCTTGAAGCCAAGTGTGAAGGAGAAGCTGGTGGGCAGCCCAGTTCGCTCTTCTGAAGACGTCAGCCAGCGAGTCTACCTCTACGAGGGACTCCTAG GAAGGGACAAAGGATCGATGTGGGACCAGTTAGAGGACGCTGCTATGGAGACCTTTTCTATAA GCAAAGAGCGTTCTACTTTATGGGACCAAATGCAGTTCTGGGAAGACGCGTTCCTAGATGCCGTGATGTTGGAGAGAGAAGGAATGGGCATGGACCAGGGTCCCCAGGAAATGATAGACAG GTACCTGTCCCTGGGAGAACACGACCGGAAGCGCCTGGAGGACGATGAAGACCGTCTGCTGGCCACACTCTTGCACAACCTCATCTCGTACATGCTGCTGATGAAG GTAAATAAGAATGACATCCGGAAGAAGGTGAGGCGCCTGATGGGAAAGTCCCATATTGGGCTTGTGTACAGTCAGCAAATCAATGAAGTCCTTGACCAGCTGGCTAACCTG AATGGACGAGATCTCTCCGTCCGGTCCAGTGGCAGCCGGCACATGAAGAAGCAGACATTCGTGGTACATGCAGGGACAGACACGAATGGAGATATCTTTTTCATGGAG GTGTGTGACGACTGCGTGGTGCTGCGCAGTAACATCGGGACGGTGTACGAGCGCTGGTGGTACGAGAAACTCATCAACATGACCTACTGCCCCAAGACCAAGGTGCTGTGTTTGTGGCGCAGAAATGGCTCCGAGACCCAGCTCAACAAGTTCTACACTAAGAAG TGTCGGGAGCTGTACTACTGCGTGAAGGACAGCATGGAGCGCGCCGCCGCCCGCCAGCAGAGCATCAAGCCGG GGCCGGAACTGGGTGGCGAGTTCCCCGTGCAGGACATGAAGACTGGCGAGGGGGGCTTGCTGCAGGTCACCCTCGAAGGGATCAACCTCAAGTTCATGCACAACCAG GTTTTCATAGAGCTGAATCACATTAAAAAGTGCAATACAGTCCGAGGCGTCTTTGTCCTGGAGGAATTTG